A part of Amycolatopsis camponoti genomic DNA contains:
- a CDS encoding glucose 1-dehydrogenase encodes MTEYEGKNVVITGGSSGVGFATAKLFAGGGARVLITGRTQATLDAALEQLGDNAVAVRGDVASLSDVDALADRAQAEFGLVDVLFVNAGVTRAAPFESMSERVYDDLFAINAKGAYFTVQKFVPLLREGGGVVLTTSVANVKGLPMVGAYAASKAALRSMTRSLARELLPRRIRVNAVSPGPIDSGILEKSMPKDAADQTRAQMTANNPMLRFGDSAEVAKAVAFLAFDATYTTGAELPVDGGASQL; translated from the coding sequence ATGACCGAGTACGAAGGCAAGAACGTCGTGATCACGGGTGGCAGCAGCGGTGTCGGTTTCGCGACGGCGAAGTTGTTCGCCGGCGGCGGAGCGCGGGTTCTGATCACCGGCCGCACCCAGGCCACGCTCGACGCCGCTCTCGAACAGCTCGGGGACAACGCGGTGGCCGTCCGCGGCGATGTGGCGTCGCTGTCCGATGTGGACGCTCTCGCCGACCGGGCGCAGGCGGAGTTCGGTCTGGTGGACGTCCTGTTCGTGAACGCCGGGGTGACTCGGGCCGCGCCCTTCGAGTCGATGTCCGAGCGGGTGTACGACGACCTGTTCGCGATCAACGCCAAGGGCGCCTACTTCACCGTGCAGAAGTTCGTCCCGCTGCTGCGGGAGGGCGGTGGTGTCGTGCTCACCACCTCGGTCGCGAACGTCAAGGGGCTGCCGATGGTCGGCGCGTACGCGGCCAGCAAAGCGGCGCTGCGCTCGATGACCCGGAGCCTGGCCCGCGAGCTGCTGCCGCGGCGGATCCGCGTCAACGCGGTCAGCCCCGGTCCGATCGACTCCGGCATCCTGGAGAAGTCGATGCCGAAGGACGCCGCCGATCAGACCCGGGCGCAGATGACCGCGAACAACCCCATGCTGCGGTTCGGCGACTCGGCCGAGGTGGCGAAGGCGGTGGCGTTCCTGGCTTTCGACGCCACCTACACGACCGGCGCCGAACTTCCGGTGGACGGTGGCGCCTCCCAGCTCTGA
- a CDS encoding flavin reductase family protein gives MIALPPVTSEGHLREAFGCFPSGVTAVCALIDGVPRGMAASSFTSVSLSPPLVSICIQRTSSTWPLLRARPRLGLSVLAEGQDDACLSLSARGGDRFRDVEWEPGPDDSVFISGSSAWLECSPHAEVPAGDHVIALLRIHRVRTAGTPPLVFHGSRFRRLAAV, from the coding sequence ATGATCGCCTTGCCGCCCGTGACGTCCGAAGGTCACCTGCGCGAAGCCTTCGGCTGCTTCCCGTCCGGCGTCACCGCCGTGTGCGCGCTGATCGACGGAGTCCCCCGCGGAATGGCCGCCAGCTCCTTCACGTCGGTCTCGCTGTCGCCGCCGCTGGTGTCGATCTGCATCCAGCGAACGTCGTCGACGTGGCCCCTGCTGCGTGCCCGGCCCCGCCTCGGCCTCAGCGTCCTCGCCGAGGGACAGGACGACGCCTGCCTCAGCCTGTCCGCCCGCGGAGGCGACCGCTTCCGCGACGTCGAATGGGAGCCCGGGCCGGACGACAGCGTCTTCATCAGCGGATCGAGTGCCTGGCTGGAGTGTTCCCCGCACGCGGAGGTCCCGGCCGGCGACCACGTGATCGCCCTGTTGAGGATCCACCGCGTGCGCACGGCCGGAACCCCGCCGCTGGTGTTCCACGGCAGCCGGTTCCGGCGGCTCGCCGCCGTCTGA
- a CDS encoding pentapeptide repeat-containing protein: MTTEPPTPDPLGPAPLPDSPPLSLLTYRPPVVPAEELPVLSHRAMAWAAGALVVLGVGLAVGLLVAFGGGGHADQLDAIKTAGTIVVGAGGAAALWLTARRQRTSELSLNQVRAAHAATVADAEARRITDLYGKAADQLGSPQAPARLAGLYALERLAQDNPAQRQTIVDLLCAYLRMPYTPPRREPAPPSVARPSGVPRPLLSGPARQRASVRLAPPAPRGGTPSATEAEQEYQVRRTAQAILFRHLVYGTEDGPVSTFWADISLDLVGAVLGPANLIGCRVVAVDFTNVTFTGDVWFDRTRFGLSAVFTGARFTGEAGFSHARFDHDVRFGRVTFDGDARFAEADFGGSAKFDRADFRGPAVFTGAKFSQAASFADARFGDRAEFDKARFVQGWFGGARFGGNAFFTHSEFSAYASFKEVRFAGAFTQFGNATLASSEFFTAEFGRNTDFTETRFTGDASFTMAKFPEGVEFVRTEFGDVNFGGTRFALFAAFTEAKFAGVTRFYECHFGDRAEFQRTRFAADVWFENTEFADIAVFGAAEFGGSARFLHTRFGDVGGFARARFDGDVFFDDVRFDGPVGFVGARFARPLRIERVWVRLTGHKRKLETDSTWPPGTVIRVPGEADPLPEGWGVLELEEAAE; this comes from the coding sequence GTGACCACTGAGCCGCCCACTCCGGATCCGCTCGGCCCCGCCCCGCTGCCGGATTCCCCGCCGCTGTCGCTGCTGACGTACCGGCCGCCCGTGGTACCGGCGGAAGAGCTGCCGGTGCTGTCCCACCGGGCGATGGCCTGGGCGGCCGGGGCGCTCGTCGTGCTCGGGGTCGGGCTGGCCGTCGGACTGCTCGTCGCGTTCGGCGGCGGTGGCCACGCCGACCAGCTGGACGCCATCAAGACGGCCGGCACCATCGTGGTCGGCGCCGGGGGCGCGGCGGCCCTGTGGCTGACCGCGCGCCGGCAGCGGACGTCGGAACTGAGCCTGAACCAGGTCCGCGCGGCCCACGCGGCCACCGTCGCCGACGCCGAGGCCCGCAGGATCACCGACCTGTACGGCAAGGCCGCCGACCAGCTCGGCTCGCCGCAGGCCCCGGCCCGGCTAGCCGGGCTGTACGCGCTGGAGCGGCTCGCCCAGGACAACCCGGCCCAGCGCCAGACCATCGTCGACCTGTTGTGCGCCTACCTGCGGATGCCGTACACCCCACCGCGGCGCGAACCGGCGCCGCCGTCGGTGGCCCGGCCGTCGGGGGTGCCGCGGCCGCTGCTGAGCGGCCCGGCCCGGCAACGCGCCTCGGTGCGGCTCGCCCCGCCCGCGCCCCGCGGCGGAACCCCGTCGGCGACCGAGGCGGAACAGGAGTACCAGGTCCGGCGGACCGCGCAGGCCATCTTGTTCCGCCACCTCGTGTACGGCACCGAGGACGGGCCGGTCAGCACGTTCTGGGCGGACATCAGCCTGGACCTCGTCGGCGCCGTGCTCGGGCCGGCCAACCTGATCGGCTGCCGCGTCGTCGCCGTCGACTTCACCAACGTCACCTTCACCGGTGACGTGTGGTTCGACAGGACGCGGTTCGGGCTGAGCGCCGTGTTCACCGGGGCGCGGTTCACGGGCGAAGCCGGCTTCAGCCACGCGCGGTTCGACCACGACGTCCGGTTCGGGCGAGTGACCTTCGACGGCGACGCTCGTTTCGCAGAAGCCGATTTCGGCGGGAGCGCGAAGTTCGACCGGGCGGACTTCCGCGGGCCCGCGGTGTTCACCGGAGCGAAGTTCTCGCAAGCCGCGTCCTTCGCGGATGCGCGGTTCGGGGATCGAGCCGAGTTCGACAAGGCGCGCTTCGTCCAGGGGTGGTTCGGTGGCGCCCGGTTCGGCGGCAACGCCTTCTTCACCCACTCGGAGTTCAGCGCTTACGCGAGTTTCAAGGAGGTCCGGTTCGCCGGTGCGTTCACGCAGTTCGGCAACGCCACGCTCGCCTCGTCGGAGTTCTTCACCGCCGAATTCGGCCGGAACACCGACTTCACCGAAACCCGGTTCACCGGCGACGCTTCGTTCACCATGGCGAAGTTCCCCGAGGGAGTGGAGTTCGTCCGAACGGAGTTCGGCGACGTCAACTTCGGCGGCACCCGGTTCGCGCTGTTCGCGGCGTTCACGGAGGCGAAGTTCGCCGGTGTGACGAGGTTCTACGAATGCCACTTCGGCGATCGGGCCGAATTCCAGCGCACCCGGTTCGCCGCGGACGTGTGGTTCGAGAACACGGAATTCGCCGATATAGCCGTGTTCGGGGCGGCGGAGTTCGGCGGATCGGCGCGGTTCCTCCATACGCGCTTCGGTGACGTCGGCGGGTTCGCCCGCGCGCGTTTCGACGGTGACGTCTTTTTCGACGACGTGCGCTTCGACGGTCCGGTCGGGTTCGTGGGCGCGCGCTTCGCGCGGCCGCTTCGGATCGAGCGGGTGTGGGTCCGCCTGACCGGGCACAAGCGGAAGCTGGAAACGGACAGCACCTGGCCGCCGGGGACGGTGATCCGGGTGCCCGGCGAGGCCGACCCGCTTCCCGAGGGATGGGGAGTGCTGGAGCTGGAGGAAGCCGCCGAGTAG
- a CDS encoding MerR family transcriptional regulator has protein sequence MNELYPIGDVARRTGLSVSAIRFYADEGVVAPTALTEGGFRQYDVQDIARLELVRTLRDLGAGLDDVRRVLAAEGTLRDLAVRHLRLVEDQLRQFHARRAVLRTIVRQPTTAEQVSLLHKLVSMSDDDRDQLISGFWDFVTDGLDVHPGYLERLRSRRPHLPEEPSTEQLEAWIELAEIVRDDQFRTALRAFFHRAFGTEQGKLMATPEMLARAERQRVLYLEAQAAQQAGVPADSPQARDIAERMAADSADFVAAMTGDHDLDKARRSMAGFDRIRSAETRAKMTGTNLMARYSTLVAVINGTPQPDPEKTATVQEWMASALRRDPT, from the coding sequence ATGAACGAGCTCTATCCCATCGGCGATGTCGCCCGCCGCACCGGTTTGAGCGTGAGCGCCATCAGGTTCTACGCCGACGAGGGGGTGGTCGCGCCCACCGCTCTCACCGAAGGCGGCTTCCGGCAGTACGACGTGCAGGACATCGCCCGGCTCGAACTCGTGCGCACCCTCCGCGACCTCGGTGCCGGCCTGGACGACGTTCGCCGGGTGCTGGCCGCGGAGGGCACCTTGCGGGATCTGGCCGTCCGGCATCTCCGGCTGGTCGAGGACCAGTTGCGGCAGTTCCACGCGCGGCGCGCGGTGCTGCGGACCATCGTGCGGCAACCCACCACGGCGGAACAGGTGAGCTTGCTGCACAAGCTCGTGTCGATGTCCGACGACGACCGGGACCAGCTCATCAGCGGGTTCTGGGACTTCGTGACCGACGGCCTGGACGTCCATCCCGGCTACCTGGAACGGCTGCGCAGCCGACGGCCGCACCTGCCGGAAGAACCGTCCACCGAGCAGCTCGAGGCCTGGATCGAACTCGCCGAGATCGTGCGGGACGACCAGTTCCGCACAGCGCTGCGGGCCTTCTTCCACCGCGCTTTCGGCACCGAGCAGGGCAAGCTGATGGCCACGCCGGAGATGCTGGCTCGCGCCGAGCGGCAGCGGGTTCTCTACCTGGAGGCGCAGGCCGCGCAGCAGGCGGGTGTGCCGGCGGACTCCCCGCAGGCCCGGGACATCGCCGAGCGCATGGCGGCCGACTCGGCTGATTTCGTCGCCGCCATGACCGGGGACCACGACCTCGACAAGGCCCGCCGCAGCATGGCCGGCTTCGACCGGATCCGGTCGGCGGAGACGCGGGCCAAGATGACCGGGACGAACCTGATGGCCAGGTACAGCACGCTGGTGGCGGTGATCAACGGGACGCCCCAGCCGGACCCGGAGAAGACGGCGACGGTTCAGGAATGGATGGCGTCCGCCCTGCGTCGGGACCCCACCTGA
- a CDS encoding LysR family transcriptional regulator encodes MDLDLRLVRYFTVVAEHLNFGRAAAALHLAQPSLSRQIQRLEHGLGVRLFDRTPQGSRLTEAGRAFLPQAQALLHSARQAELTARAAAPRQAITVGYVADLVITPAVRELRRRHPDARVGTRHLDWQDTHALPEHRVDALVVRLPLPFRTDQLRVTVLHEEPRVLVVPRSHRLAGKESVTLDELADERFTACTSSPTLWSGPLEPSLDDSFEDKLELVADGRGLAILPAGDRRPTVRADLATVPVEGIDPCQVVLATRADDPNPLAIAFHDVAASCLA; translated from the coding sequence GTGGACCTCGATTTGCGGCTGGTGCGGTATTTCACGGTGGTCGCAGAACACCTCAACTTCGGCCGCGCCGCGGCCGCGCTGCATCTCGCCCAGCCGTCGCTCAGCCGCCAGATCCAGCGCCTGGAGCACGGGCTGGGCGTGCGGCTGTTCGACCGCACCCCGCAGGGCAGCCGGCTCACCGAAGCCGGCCGGGCGTTCCTCCCCCAAGCGCAGGCGCTGCTGCACTCCGCTCGCCAAGCCGAGCTGACCGCGCGCGCGGCCGCGCCCCGGCAGGCGATCACCGTCGGCTATGTCGCGGACCTGGTGATCACCCCGGCGGTGCGAGAACTCCGCCGCCGGCATCCCGACGCCCGAGTGGGCACCCGCCACCTCGACTGGCAGGACACGCACGCCCTGCCCGAGCACCGGGTGGACGCACTCGTGGTGCGGTTGCCACTGCCGTTCCGGACGGACCAGCTGCGCGTCACCGTCCTCCACGAGGAGCCGAGGGTGCTGGTGGTACCGAGATCGCACCGCCTCGCGGGCAAGGAATCCGTCACGCTCGACGAGCTCGCCGACGAGCGGTTCACCGCCTGCACCAGCTCCCCCACGCTCTGGAGCGGCCCCCTCGAACCGAGCCTCGACGACAGCTTCGAGGACAAGCTCGAACTCGTCGCCGACGGCCGCGGCCTCGCCATCCTGCCCGCCGGCGACCGACGCCCCACGGTGCGCGCGGACCTGGCCACGGTGCCCGTCGAAGGCATCGACCCGTGCCAGGTCGTACTCGCCACTCGCGCCGACGACCCCAACCCGCTGGCCATCGCCTTCCACGACGTCGCGGCAAGCTGTCTCGCCTGA
- a CDS encoding DUF6790 family protein — protein MDNFGYVAQSAFPLVWIVVPAIGAFLRARHVTSAQERLEIWQRWWAIGAFGIGSLWMTVAFLAFPDVMATAIGFPRTPFLFEIAFANLGLAIMGFRAASASARERITIGLGGGMFLWGALAGHVYQWFAGGDHAPGNTGGVLVNDLLIPAVMIVLAVRSRRLAAAPVRAV, from the coding sequence ATGGACAACTTCGGTTACGTCGCCCAGTCAGCGTTTCCCCTGGTCTGGATCGTGGTCCCGGCCATCGGCGCCTTCCTGCGGGCTCGCCACGTCACCTCGGCCCAGGAGCGGCTGGAGATCTGGCAACGCTGGTGGGCCATCGGCGCGTTCGGCATCGGCAGCCTGTGGATGACCGTCGCGTTCCTCGCCTTCCCGGACGTGATGGCCACCGCGATCGGCTTTCCCCGGACGCCGTTCCTGTTCGAGATCGCCTTCGCCAACCTCGGGCTGGCCATCATGGGCTTCCGCGCCGCTTCAGCGTCGGCACGCGAGCGCATCACCATCGGCCTCGGTGGCGGCATGTTCCTGTGGGGCGCCCTCGCCGGCCACGTCTACCAGTGGTTCGCCGGCGGCGACCATGCCCCCGGCAACACCGGTGGCGTCCTCGTCAATGACCTGCTGATCCCGGCGGTCATGATCGTCCTCGCCGTGCGGTCCCGGCGCCTGGCCGCCGCCCCTGTGCGGGCCGTCTGA
- a CDS encoding RNA polymerase subunit sigma-70 — protein sequence MTNAGPLDADEDTFIAAVRSGDPARFALITERHRRELQVHCYRMLANYEDAQDMTQETFLRAWNKRETFQGHAAPRTWLYRIATNACLDFLDKRNDRTPVPAELPDSELPYLQPYPDRMLPEDPQESVVARETIELAFIVAVQHLPPRQRAVLVLRDVLGWPASKAAEALELTVASVTSALQRARVTMREQLPGRRLDWRSPATHELSDDERGVVKSYIDAHERNDLDRLTSLLRDDLRFAMLPDPGTVLTTAEDAVDGWVSGGLFQRGHDDWRGVATTVNRMPAAALYLRAPGDPEYRPFAIAVLHVVDGKIAELTGFDVTGKPWLDLPPAL from the coding sequence ATGACAAACGCCGGACCGCTGGACGCCGACGAGGACACGTTCATCGCGGCGGTCCGCTCGGGCGATCCGGCGCGGTTCGCGCTCATCACGGAGCGCCACCGGCGTGAGCTGCAGGTGCACTGCTACCGGATGCTCGCGAACTACGAGGACGCCCAGGACATGACGCAGGAGACGTTCCTGCGCGCGTGGAACAAGCGGGAGACGTTCCAGGGCCACGCCGCGCCGCGGACCTGGCTGTACCGGATCGCGACGAACGCCTGCCTCGACTTCCTCGACAAGCGCAACGACCGCACGCCCGTACCGGCCGAGCTGCCGGACTCCGAGCTGCCGTACCTGCAGCCGTACCCCGACCGGATGCTCCCCGAGGACCCGCAGGAGTCGGTGGTGGCGCGCGAGACGATCGAGCTGGCGTTCATCGTCGCCGTCCAGCACCTGCCGCCGCGGCAGCGAGCGGTGCTCGTCCTGCGCGACGTCCTCGGCTGGCCGGCGTCGAAGGCCGCCGAGGCCCTCGAGCTGACCGTCGCCTCGGTGACCAGCGCACTGCAGCGGGCGCGCGTGACGATGCGAGAACAGCTGCCCGGCCGCCGCCTCGACTGGCGGAGCCCGGCCACCCACGAGCTGTCGGACGACGAGCGCGGCGTGGTGAAGTCCTACATCGACGCCCACGAGCGCAACGACCTCGACCGGCTGACGTCCCTGCTGCGCGACGACCTGCGCTTCGCGATGCTGCCCGATCCGGGCACCGTGCTCACGACGGCCGAGGACGCGGTGGACGGCTGGGTCTCCGGCGGGCTCTTCCAGCGCGGCCACGACGACTGGCGCGGCGTCGCCACGACGGTCAACCGCATGCCCGCCGCCGCGCTGTACCTCCGCGCCCCCGGCGACCCCGAGTACCGGCCGTTCGCCATAGCGGTCCTGCACGTCGTCGACGGGAAGATCGCCGAGCTCACCGGCTTCGACGTCACCGGCAAGCCCTGGCTGGACCTGCCCCCGGCCCTCTGA
- a CDS encoding MarR family winged helix-turn-helix transcriptional regulator, whose product MDDGLADLLHRVVMLLGEAARRRTDGRDGLTYSQIRLLGTLEDIEPATQHRLAQALSVSDPAISRALRSLEADGLVQVVVDPAHARRRLVTLTVAGRKAFHDNGKPLYDEFRSALVAAGFPYERYLEDTLRLAELLESG is encoded by the coding sequence GTGGATGACGGACTCGCAGACCTGCTGCACCGCGTGGTCATGCTGCTCGGCGAAGCGGCCCGGCGGCGCACGGACGGCCGGGACGGCCTGACTTACAGCCAGATACGGCTGCTCGGCACGCTGGAGGACATCGAACCGGCGACCCAGCACCGGCTGGCGCAGGCGTTGTCGGTGTCGGATCCGGCGATCAGCCGGGCTCTGCGGTCCCTCGAGGCGGACGGCTTGGTGCAGGTCGTCGTCGACCCCGCCCATGCGCGACGGCGCCTGGTCACGCTCACCGTCGCCGGCCGGAAAGCTTTTCACGACAACGGGAAGCCCCTCTACGACGAGTTCCGTTCCGCGCTCGTCGCCGCCGGGTTCCCTTATGAGCGCTACCTCGAAGACACCCTCCGGCTGGCCGAGCTCCTCGAATCCGGCTGA
- a CDS encoding molybdopterin-dependent oxidoreductase: MKPSTSHWGAFSAEVDAEGRLRVEPHPADPAPSPLLGNLAAALDHPSRVARPAVRRGWLEDGPGPDDRRGRDEFVEVHWDDVLDRLAAELDRVRTEHGNQAIFGGSYGWASAGRFHHAQSQLHRFLNTIGGFTASRNSYSNGTSSVLLPHVVGDTHAVLRQASTWPTIAGHTELIVAFGGVPEKNVFVTPGGVTVHGTPGHLARFGGRVALVSPLRDDLPSTVDARWYPIRPATDTALMLALAHTLVAEGLHDRAFLDRYCVGYAEFERYLRDKDPEWAAGITGIPAADIVALAREMAAHRTLVTVTWSLQRTEHGEQPVWAGIALAAMLGQIGLPGGGFGHGYGSMGDVGDTGPELRVPYLPQGVNPVGEFIPVARIADLLLHPGEAYDYNGEVRSYPDTRLVYWAGGNPFHHHQDLNRLRRAFTRPDTVVVHEPHWTATARHADIVLPATTALEREDLGSGRRDTHVIAMHRIAEPAGEAQDDYTIFAGLAARLGVSEAFTEGRTAREWLEHLYTGWRSEPAFAAFWADGELRLPPGREHHTLFDDFRADPDTHPLRTPSGRIEITSATVAGFGYPDCPGHPAWLPPTESGPLWLIANQPRTRLHSQLDAGEVSQAAKVAGREPIRLNPADAAARGIAPGDVVRVFNTRGACLAGAVLDDALRPGVVQLATGAWFDPVEDHPAGPLCAHGNPNVLTADVPSSRLSQGCAGQHAAVDVERFEGPIPEVRVLRPPIVRGHR; encoded by the coding sequence ATGAAACCGAGCACATCGCACTGGGGAGCCTTTTCGGCCGAAGTCGACGCCGAGGGCCGGTTGCGCGTCGAGCCGCACCCGGCCGATCCGGCGCCGTCGCCGCTGCTGGGGAACCTGGCCGCCGCGCTGGACCACCCGAGCCGGGTGGCCCGGCCGGCGGTCCGCCGCGGCTGGCTCGAGGACGGCCCCGGCCCGGACGACCGCCGCGGCCGCGACGAGTTCGTCGAGGTGCATTGGGACGACGTCCTCGACCGCCTGGCCGCCGAACTCGACCGCGTCCGGACCGAGCACGGCAACCAGGCGATCTTCGGCGGTTCCTACGGCTGGGCCAGCGCCGGGCGGTTCCACCACGCGCAGAGCCAGCTGCACCGGTTCCTGAACACGATCGGTGGCTTCACGGCGTCGCGGAACAGCTACAGCAACGGGACGTCGTCGGTGCTGCTGCCGCACGTCGTCGGCGACACCCACGCGGTGCTGCGGCAGGCGTCGACCTGGCCGACGATCGCCGGGCACACCGAGCTGATCGTCGCCTTCGGCGGCGTGCCGGAGAAGAACGTCTTCGTCACCCCCGGCGGGGTCACCGTCCACGGCACCCCGGGGCACCTCGCGCGGTTCGGCGGCCGCGTCGCGCTCGTCAGCCCGTTGCGTGACGACCTACCGTCCACAGTGGACGCCCGCTGGTACCCGATCCGGCCCGCGACCGACACCGCGCTGATGCTCGCCCTGGCCCACACGCTCGTCGCGGAAGGCTTGCACGACCGCGCTTTCCTCGACCGCTACTGCGTCGGCTACGCGGAGTTCGAGCGCTACCTGCGCGACAAGGACCCGGAATGGGCGGCCGGGATCACCGGCATCCCGGCCGCCGACATCGTCGCACTCGCCCGGGAGATGGCCGCACACCGGACACTGGTCACGGTGACGTGGTCGCTGCAGCGCACCGAACACGGCGAACAACCGGTGTGGGCGGGCATCGCGCTGGCCGCGATGCTGGGCCAGATCGGCCTGCCGGGCGGCGGGTTCGGGCACGGCTACGGCTCGATGGGCGACGTCGGCGACACCGGACCCGAACTGCGGGTCCCGTACCTGCCGCAAGGGGTGAACCCGGTCGGCGAGTTCATCCCCGTCGCGCGGATCGCCGACCTGCTGCTGCACCCCGGCGAGGCCTACGACTACAACGGCGAAGTCCGCAGTTACCCCGACACCCGCCTCGTCTACTGGGCCGGCGGCAACCCGTTCCACCACCACCAGGACCTCAACCGCCTGCGCCGCGCGTTCACCCGCCCGGACACCGTCGTCGTCCACGAGCCGCACTGGACGGCGACGGCCCGGCACGCCGACATCGTGCTACCCGCGACGACCGCGCTGGAACGCGAAGATCTCGGCTCGGGCCGCCGCGACACGCACGTGATCGCGATGCACCGGATCGCCGAACCCGCGGGCGAAGCACAGGACGACTACACGATCTTCGCCGGGCTGGCCGCTCGGCTCGGCGTTTCCGAGGCGTTCACCGAAGGCCGCACCGCGCGGGAATGGCTGGAACACCTCTACACGGGCTGGCGCTCGGAACCGGCGTTCGCCGCGTTCTGGGCGGACGGAGAACTCCGGCTCCCGCCCGGCCGCGAGCACCACACCCTGTTCGACGACTTCCGCGCGGACCCGGACACCCACCCGCTTCGCACACCCAGCGGCCGCATCGAGATCACCTCGGCGACGGTGGCGGGCTTCGGCTACCCGGACTGTCCCGGCCATCCGGCCTGGCTGCCGCCGACCGAGTCCGGACCGCTGTGGCTGATCGCGAACCAGCCCCGCACCCGCCTGCACAGCCAGCTCGACGCCGGCGAAGTAAGCCAGGCGGCCAAGGTGGCCGGGCGCGAGCCGATCCGACTGAACCCGGCCGACGCGGCGGCCCGCGGCATCGCGCCCGGCGACGTCGTCCGGGTGTTCAACACCCGCGGCGCCTGCCTCGCGGGAGCGGTCCTGGATGACGCTCTCCGGCCCGGCGTGGTCCAGCTCGCGACCGGCGCGTGGTTCGACCCGGTGGAGGACCACCCCGCCGGTCCGCTGTGCGCGCACGGCAACCCCAACGTGCTCACCGCCGACGTCCCGTCGTCCCGGCTGTCACAGGGCTGCGCGGGCCAGCACGCGGCCGTCGACGTCGAACGTTTCGAGGGCCCGATCCCGGAAGTACGAGTCCTGCGTCCACCGATCGTGAGAGGACATCGATGA
- a CDS encoding dihydrofolate reductase family protein — protein MRKLIFGMNLTVDGYIAATGDDIGWSGPPSDELFQWWLDWELANELSLYGRKLWEAMSSYWPTGDRQPGATPAQIAFARNWRDTPKVVFSSTIDKVDWNTRLVTGDAVAEITRLKAEDGGPMTIGGATLAGAAMRAGLIDEYVLVTHPVVVGGGTPFFTAPPSWVNLNLVATRTFPGGAVLTRYETRR, from the coding sequence ATGCGGAAACTGATCTTCGGCATGAACCTGACCGTGGACGGCTACATCGCCGCGACCGGCGATGACATCGGCTGGAGCGGGCCGCCGAGCGACGAGCTGTTCCAGTGGTGGCTCGACTGGGAGCTGGCGAACGAGCTGTCGCTGTACGGGCGCAAGCTGTGGGAGGCGATGAGCTCCTACTGGCCGACCGGCGACCGGCAGCCCGGCGCCACCCCGGCGCAGATCGCGTTCGCGCGGAACTGGCGGGACACGCCGAAGGTGGTGTTCTCCTCGACGATCGACAAGGTCGACTGGAACACCCGCCTGGTCACCGGCGACGCGGTCGCCGAGATCACCCGCCTCAAGGCCGAGGACGGCGGCCCGATGACCATCGGCGGCGCGACGCTCGCCGGAGCTGCCATGCGGGCCGGTCTGATCGACGAGTACGTCCTGGTCACCCACCCGGTCGTGGTGGGCGGCGGCACGCCGTTCTTCACGGCGCCGCCCAGCTGGGTGAACCTGAACCTGGTGGCGACGCGGACGTTTCCCGGCGGCGCGGTGCTGACCCGCTACGAGACGAGGCGTTGA